A part of Microbacterium atlanticum genomic DNA contains:
- a CDS encoding UDP-N-acetylmuramoyl-tripeptide--D-alanyl-D-alanine ligase, whose amino-acid sequence MIPLTIAQIVHAVSGEPRLTAGDTPDTVISGGVDTDSRLIGPGGVFVAKPGEETDGHLFVEAAVQQGAALAIVERPVPAPVSQIVVADAVQALADLAREVVARVKQDGDLRVVGITGSNGKTTTKNLLARILEGEGETVSPKASFNNEVGAPLTMLRVTGSTRYLVSEFGASGPGAIARLAGLVDPDVAVVLMVGMAHAGGFGGIEGTFRAKSELVTSLRPGGVAVLNADDARVAAMAPIAAEAGAAVRWFGRGPGATDVRADDVLVTASGTSCTVTADGVSLGLRLRVLGEHHVMNALAAIAAATTLGVSLADAVARLETVEIAERWRMQPLGSDRVRIINDAYNASPDSMAAALRTLAQITAPGERTVAVLGAMSELGEYSEEEHDRVGLLAVRLGIQRIVVVGDAARRMYLEAVAQGSWDNEAVFFSTADEAFDYLRGELRDGDRVLVKSSNSAGLRFLGDRLGESFS is encoded by the coding sequence ATGATCCCGCTCACCATCGCCCAGATCGTCCACGCCGTCTCGGGCGAGCCCCGCCTCACTGCCGGCGACACGCCGGACACCGTCATCTCGGGCGGCGTCGACACCGACTCCCGGCTCATCGGGCCCGGCGGCGTCTTCGTCGCCAAGCCGGGGGAGGAGACCGACGGCCACCTGTTCGTCGAGGCCGCGGTGCAGCAGGGCGCGGCGCTGGCGATCGTGGAGCGGCCGGTCCCGGCTCCGGTGAGCCAAATCGTCGTGGCCGACGCCGTCCAGGCACTCGCCGACCTCGCGCGCGAGGTGGTGGCGCGGGTGAAGCAGGACGGCGACCTGCGGGTCGTCGGGATCACCGGGTCCAACGGCAAGACGACGACCAAGAATCTCCTCGCGCGCATCCTGGAGGGCGAGGGTGAGACGGTCTCGCCGAAGGCGTCGTTCAACAATGAGGTCGGCGCGCCGCTGACCATGCTGCGCGTCACCGGATCGACGCGCTACCTCGTGAGCGAGTTCGGCGCGAGCGGTCCGGGCGCCATCGCCCGCCTCGCGGGACTGGTCGATCCGGACGTCGCGGTCGTGCTCATGGTCGGCATGGCCCACGCGGGCGGCTTCGGCGGCATCGAGGGGACGTTCCGCGCGAAGTCCGAGCTCGTCACGTCGCTGCGTCCGGGCGGCGTCGCCGTCCTCAACGCCGACGACGCCCGCGTCGCCGCGATGGCGCCCATCGCCGCCGAGGCAGGCGCCGCGGTGCGCTGGTTCGGCCGCGGGCCGGGAGCGACGGACGTGCGCGCCGACGACGTGCTGGTGACGGCATCCGGAACCTCCTGCACCGTCACCGCCGACGGGGTCTCGCTCGGGCTCCGCCTGCGCGTCCTCGGGGAGCACCACGTGATGAACGCCCTCGCCGCGATCGCCGCCGCCACGACGCTGGGCGTGTCGCTCGCCGACGCCGTCGCGCGGCTCGAGACGGTGGAGATCGCCGAGCGCTGGCGGATGCAGCCGCTGGGCTCGGATCGCGTCCGTATCATCAACGACGCGTACAACGCCAGCCCTGACTCGATGGCGGCCGCGCTGCGCACGCTCGCGCAGATCACCGCCCCCGGCGAGCGCACCGTCGCGGTGCTCGGCGCGATGAGCGAGCTGGGCGAGTACTCCGAGGAGGAGCACGACCGTGTCGGGCTTCTCGCGGTGCGCCTGGGCATCCAGCGCATCGTGGTCGTGGGCGACGCGGCGCGCCGCATGTACCTCGAGGCGGTCGCACAAGGCTCCTGGGACAACGAGGCGGTCTTCTTCTCGACGGCCGACGAGGCCTTCGACTACCTCCGTGGTGAGCTGCGCGACGGCGACCGCGTGCTGGTCAAGTCCTCCAACTCGGCGGGGCTCCGGTTCCTCGGTGATCGTCTGGGAGAATCGTTCTCGTGA
- a CDS encoding peptidoglycan D,D-transpeptidase FtsI family protein gives MTTRSTRSPRRRTVVALAVVLAVLAGFIVRLVDIQVVNADEHIQDSLDTAFASTQTLYGTRGQIVDEGGQTLAGSILRYDCQLDPLLITQIDAQVLADESDAPLWEDLSSDVARITGQTPAEVRSIVGTALAADQYSRYAQLKKGVSTEQFRALADLKAPYITCISHPARAYPDGAVAGNLVGFMGTDGEALEGLEKSQNDCLAAENGSRSYEKGKDGVVIPGTQTETPATNGGTLQLTINRDLQWYLQQLIAEQTQNMAARHGSVLVYEVKTGKVRAAAEYPTVDPNDVDATDAEDRSSEIFRGSFEPGSTFKALTAATVLDAGGQTPLSTVTASGLETFPNGARVRDAFQHPANLYTLTGVLIDSSNVGISKFSERVDNQTRFDYLTRFGIGAGTGSTYPLEGSGLIHPVSEWGAQTAYNTSFGQGVTTTMPELARAYGAIVNGGVMMPLSIIESCTMPDGTVVAPELPEPERVISENTSAHMRDMLENVFLQAPYAKTVAIPGYRLGGKTGTGEKPDLVNGGYKAGVYYTTMVGFAPADDPEYVVVVTLDEPTKVTSSAANATAFQKAMTQVLKTYRVMPSTTSPELLPKFG, from the coding sequence ATGACGACACGAAGCACGCGCAGCCCCCGTCGGCGCACCGTCGTGGCCCTGGCCGTCGTCCTCGCCGTGCTCGCCGGGTTCATCGTCCGCCTCGTGGACATCCAGGTGGTCAACGCCGACGAGCACATCCAGGACTCCCTGGACACCGCGTTCGCGAGCACCCAGACCCTGTACGGCACGCGCGGCCAGATCGTCGACGAGGGCGGGCAGACGCTGGCCGGCAGCATCCTGCGCTATGACTGCCAGCTCGATCCGCTGCTCATCACGCAGATCGATGCCCAGGTGCTGGCAGACGAGTCCGACGCGCCGCTGTGGGAGGACCTGTCCAGCGACGTCGCCCGCATCACCGGGCAGACCCCCGCAGAGGTGCGGTCGATCGTCGGCACCGCCCTCGCCGCCGACCAGTACTCCCGCTACGCGCAGCTGAAGAAGGGCGTCTCGACCGAACAGTTCCGCGCGCTCGCGGATCTGAAGGCCCCGTACATCACCTGCATCTCGCACCCCGCACGCGCCTACCCGGACGGCGCGGTGGCGGGGAACCTCGTGGGGTTCATGGGCACCGACGGCGAAGCGCTCGAGGGGCTGGAGAAGTCGCAGAACGACTGCCTCGCGGCCGAGAACGGCAGTCGCAGCTATGAGAAGGGCAAGGACGGCGTCGTCATCCCCGGCACCCAGACCGAGACCCCTGCCACGAACGGCGGCACGCTGCAGCTGACCATCAACCGCGACCTGCAGTGGTACCTGCAGCAGCTCATCGCCGAGCAGACCCAGAACATGGCCGCACGGCACGGATCCGTGCTCGTCTACGAGGTCAAGACGGGCAAGGTCCGGGCGGCAGCCGAGTACCCCACGGTGGATCCCAACGACGTCGACGCGACCGATGCCGAGGACCGCAGCAGTGAGATCTTCCGGGGCTCGTTCGAGCCGGGGTCGACGTTCAAGGCGCTGACCGCGGCGACCGTGCTCGACGCCGGCGGCCAGACGCCGCTGTCGACCGTCACCGCGTCCGGGCTCGAGACGTTCCCCAACGGCGCCCGCGTGCGCGACGCGTTCCAGCACCCCGCCAACCTGTACACGCTGACCGGCGTCCTGATCGACTCGTCCAACGTTGGCATCTCGAAGTTCAGCGAGCGGGTCGACAACCAGACGCGCTTCGACTACCTCACGCGCTTCGGGATCGGGGCCGGCACGGGCTCGACCTACCCGCTGGAGGGCAGCGGGCTCATCCACCCCGTCTCCGAATGGGGGGCGCAGACGGCGTACAACACCTCATTCGGTCAGGGTGTCACCACCACGATGCCCGAGCTCGCCCGCGCGTACGGCGCGATCGTCAACGGCGGCGTGATGATGCCGCTGTCGATCATCGAGTCGTGCACCATGCCCGACGGCACCGTCGTGGCCCCGGAGCTCCCCGAGCCTGAGCGGGTGATCAGCGAGAACACGTCGGCGCACATGCGCGACATGCTCGAGAACGTCTTCCTGCAGGCGCCGTACGCCAAGACGGTGGCGATCCCCGGCTACCGTCTCGGAGGGAAGACCGGAACGGGCGAGAAGCCGGACCTCGTCAACGGCGGCTACAAGGCGGGCGTCTACTACACCACGATGGTCGGCTTCGCTCCTGCCGACGACCCCGAGTACGTGGTCGTCGTCACCCTCGACGAGCCGACGAAGGTAACATCGTCTGCGGCCAACGCAACCGCGTTCCAGAAGGCCATGACCCAGGTTCTGAAGACGTATCGCGTCATGCCCTCGACGACGTCGCCGGAGCTGCTGCCCAAGTTCGGGTAG
- the rsmH gene encoding 16S rRNA (cytosine(1402)-N(4))-methyltransferase RsmH, which produces MNLRDIHTPVLLDRCIELLAPALERRGAVLVDATLGMGGHSEAFLERFPGLQLVGLDRDTDALRIAGERLARFGDRVHLVHTVYDGIADAVGSAGFAAADGVLFDLGVSSLQLDVADRGFAYAQDAPLDMRMDQSAGTTAADILATYGEGDLRRIFERYGEEKLAGRYARAIIAARAEAPIERSGRLVEILQAATPAAAQRAGHPAKRVFQALRIEVNRELSVLERAIPSALATLPVGGRIVVLSYQSLEDRLVKRALADASASTAPAGLPVELAEHAPRFRLLVKGAELATDEERAVNPRATPVRLRAAERVKEDS; this is translated from the coding sequence ATGAACCTCCGCGACATCCACACCCCGGTGCTCCTCGATCGCTGCATCGAGCTGCTCGCCCCGGCCCTCGAGCGCCGGGGCGCCGTCCTGGTCGATGCCACTCTCGGCATGGGCGGGCACTCCGAGGCGTTCCTCGAGCGATTCCCCGGCCTGCAGCTGGTCGGCCTGGATCGCGACACCGACGCACTGCGCATCGCGGGGGAGCGGCTGGCCCGCTTCGGCGACCGGGTGCACCTGGTGCACACCGTCTACGACGGCATCGCGGATGCCGTCGGCTCGGCAGGTTTCGCCGCCGCCGACGGCGTCCTGTTCGACCTCGGAGTGTCATCGCTGCAGCTCGACGTGGCCGACCGCGGCTTCGCCTACGCCCAGGATGCCCCGCTCGACATGCGCATGGACCAGTCCGCCGGCACGACCGCGGCCGACATCCTCGCCACCTACGGCGAGGGCGACCTGCGCCGGATCTTCGAGCGGTACGGCGAGGAGAAGCTCGCCGGACGCTACGCGCGCGCCATCATCGCCGCCCGGGCCGAGGCGCCGATCGAGCGCTCGGGTCGCCTCGTCGAGATCCTCCAGGCCGCGACACCGGCGGCGGCCCAGCGCGCGGGGCATCCCGCCAAGCGGGTGTTCCAGGCGCTGCGCATCGAGGTCAACCGCGAGCTGTCGGTGCTCGAGCGGGCGATCCCATCGGCTCTGGCCACCCTGCCGGTCGGCGGCCGCATCGTCGTGCTGTCGTACCAGTCGCTCGAGGACCGGCTCGTCAAGCGGGCCCTCGCCGATGCTTCCGCGTCCACCGCCCCGGCAGGTCTGCCGGTGGAGCTTGCGGAGCACGCACCGAGGTTCCGGCTGCTGGTCAAGGGCGCCGAACTGGCCACCGACGAGGAGCGTGCCGTGAACCCCCGCGCGACCCCCGTCCGTCTCCGCGCCGCCGAGCGAGTGAAAGAGGACTCATGA
- the mraZ gene encoding division/cell wall cluster transcriptional repressor MraZ, translated as MLLGTHTPKLDDKGRVILPAKFRDDLGGGVVVTRGQDRCLYVFSEKEFERVHDRIREAPLANKQARDFLRMFLSGASAEKPDGQNRITIPPPLRAYAGLERDLVVTGVGAHAEIWDAASWNAYAEANEESYAELEQEVIPGLF; from the coding sequence ATGCTGTTGGGAACCCACACACCCAAGCTCGACGACAAAGGTCGCGTCATCCTCCCGGCCAAATTCCGCGACGACCTGGGCGGCGGCGTCGTGGTGACCCGCGGACAGGACCGCTGCCTGTACGTGTTCAGCGAGAAGGAGTTCGAGCGGGTGCACGACCGCATCCGCGAGGCGCCGCTGGCGAACAAGCAGGCTCGCGACTTCCTGCGCATGTTCCTCTCGGGGGCGAGCGCCGAGAAGCCCGACGGCCAGAACCGCATCACCATCCCCCCGCCGCTGCGGGCCTATGCCGGACTCGAGCGCGACCTGGTCGTCACCGGCGTCGGTGCGCACGCCGAGATCTGGGATGCCGCTTCCTGGAACGCCTACGCCGAGGCCAACGAAGAGAGCTACGCCGAACTGGAGCAGGAGGTGATTCCGGGCCTGTTCTGA
- a CDS encoding DUF3040 domain-containing protein → MPLSEQEQRLLDEMERHLMRNDADVVSAPRGGRTLSYRNIVYGTILVLLGLGGLIVGVSQQLIVVGVIGFVVMLGGVILAITPGRGPGKTRVEPDRPAKAQSNSSFMDRMNDRWDRRQGER, encoded by the coding sequence ATGCCACTCTCCGAACAGGAGCAGCGCCTGCTGGACGAGATGGAACGCCATCTCATGCGCAACGACGCAGACGTCGTCAGCGCGCCCCGTGGGGGACGCACTCTGAGCTATCGCAACATCGTCTACGGCACCATCCTCGTGCTGCTCGGCCTCGGCGGGCTCATCGTGGGCGTGTCGCAGCAGCTGATCGTCGTCGGCGTCATCGGCTTCGTCGTGATGCTGGGCGGCGTGATCCTCGCGATCACCCCCGGCCGCGGCCCCGGCAAGACGCGCGTCGAACCGGATCGGCCGGCCAAAGCACAATCGAACTCCTCGTTCATGGATCGCATGAACGATCGCTGGGACAGGAGGCAGGGGGAGCGCTGA